CTGTTCTTGTTTTCCTTGCATTGTTGCCTCATTCATTCCTCATTATTAATGTGGACTATCAACAAAACAACCCTCTAGAATTGGCATTCTTCATGTATGtacatataatttataacacTTGTGGCACCTACCCACCAACCCAAAAAAGCTTAGGCTATGCTAAGCTTTTGCTCTTTTCATAGCCTCGAGGTTCTGTCCAAATCTAGTAAACGTAGAGAGATGGAGTTATTATTCACTGTACGTGCGGGGAGGTTGAAGGTGAGGTGTGTGGAGTGCTCACGGGGAGGTTGAAGGTGAGGTGTGTGGAGTGCTCACGTAGTTGAGGGGTACAATGCATGTGAGGTTGGTTTATTGTCTCGAGAGTCATAGGAGCTTTGTTTCCATTGTAGgatgaattattataaataaattgttcatacctaaaagaaaacaacccaataaaaactaattaataatgCCTTAGAAGAGGTAAATTGGATTAAAGAGAATGATGAGACAAATAGAACCAAATCTTCCAAATTCCTTTTCATGAATTTAAGTGTGAAGTTTACATCACtgaatgtttcaaaaatgtttcattcaaaaatgtaataaaatttatgaattaagtAACATGTTTGAGGAGCTTGggagttttttctttctcaacaaCGTTCCAATTTAGTTACTTGTGTTTACTAATAACAATCTTACGTAcgtttttataattgaaacaTTGAAAAAGGCTGCTCTCATTTGATTGTGgtttttggttcattcatcTCTTCTTTCCTCGAGTTCACATTCTAACCGAGattatttatgagattttattaaataatacgACTAAATTTCACCTTATAcgacaaaatttatattttaatacaaCATTCAAACACCTactaaattaagaaaacatatattttaaggatatcattatttattacttaaactaagaattaaacaaataattaacaaaaaaaaaaggccaaTTGACAACGTCAAATCCAATTCCTAATTAACTTCGTCCTTCCtctgcctctctctctctctctctctctcattttaattttttttttttttttagaattgacAAAGATATAAAGCCCAATAATTAGTTTACTGGAACAACCGCCAACTTCGGATTTTCCTTCATTCTCAAacctattttcttcttccaatctTTGCTCAAATCTCCAAATTCACAAACCAACACACATATCTTCAATCCCTTTCACTTTTGTAGCTGTTCTTCTTTGAATGGAATTGCGTGTTCTTTTAACTACTTCGATTCTGTAagtttccttttctcttcccCTCCTAGTTTTCTCCCATTGACCATTTCTCTTTCCTACAATTTTCCTGTTCTTCGATATagattcttcatttcttttgattctattgaaattttggtttcttgaggaaatgggttttgttctgttttgtgttttgttgcCAAATTCGCAGAGAAGTTGATCAGAGTTTCTGAGATGCATCAACAAATGGAGAAGACTGATGAGAAAACTCGTGTGGcagaggaagaacaaaatggTTCATCCGAGCTTAATGATCAGCTTgaagagatgaagaaaatggCGGACGAGACCAATACAAAGCTCAGGTCTGAGTTGGAATCTGTGAAGAGCAAAAGAGATTCTGCCATGGAAAAGGCTAAGGAATTGGAGCTTCAATTGGCAGAGAAGAGTTCTAATATGGCAAAGCAAAAAGAGGAGCTCTCTGTTTTGAAACGTTTCGAATCGCAAACCCAAACAAGAATCCAAGAACTCGAAAAAAAGTACCAAAATTCGAAAGAATCAGAAGAGAAAACCAAGGAATTATTAGCAGAACAAACAAAGCGCCTCGAACAGACAAAGATTTCCCTGGAAGAATCGAAGATAGAGATCCTATCTCTTCATGAAAAACTTGTGAAATTCTCTACCGAAACCCATTTCAACGAATTCCCGACGCACAACATTCCAACAAAAAATGAATTCGAACGCCTAAAATTCGAGCTCCAATCGACAAGACACCAACTTGGTGTCCTAAAAAACGAGCTAAAAGTGACCACAGAGGCTGAGGAGAACAACAAAACAGCCATGGACGATCTAGCAATGGCATTAAAAGAGGTAGCAACAGAAGCCCAtcatttgaaaaggaaatgcAGCACAACCGAAAAGGAATtacagaaaacaaaagaagaagcagatTATTTGAAAACGACATTAAAAAACACAGAGGAAAAGTACAAATCTTTGCTACAAGAGGCAAGAAGAGAGGCAGATTTGTACAAAAGCACTGTGGATAGACTGAGATTGGAAGCAGAGGAGTCTCTGTTGGCATGGAGTGGAAGAGAAACAAGCTTAGTAGACTGCATAAGAAGAGCCGAAGACGACAGATTCAATGCTCAACAAGAGAATCGCCGTTTGATGGATACTCTGAGGCTAGCAGAATTGAAGAACATGACATCAAAAGAAGAGATAAAGAAATTAAGGGACATTCTAAAACAGGCCTTGAACGAAGCCACAGTGGCTAAGGAAGCTGCAGGAATCGCCATTGAAGAGAATTCACAGCTGAAAGACTCCTTAGCTGAGAAGGAGAACGCATTGGATTTCGTTAGCAGTGAGAATGAGACACTGAAAGTCAACAAAGCTGCAGCATTAGAGGAGATTAAGGAGCTAAAGCAGCTGCTAGAAGCAAGTAAGAGAGGAGAAAGCaatggaaaagaagaaaacaaggggaaagaagaaaacaagggGAAAGAAGAAGGGAAGGAGCAGGTGGAGAAGGAGATAACGAGGTCGAGGCCACCGTTGAGTCCGAGTCCAAGCCTGACTCCACCGCCAgtagaaaaggaagaaacattCGGGAGAAGGCTGGGGAAGGCTTTCAGTTTCAGTTTCTTGGAGATGAGGCTGACatcagagaagaagaaggaggtcGAAGAGGACGAGGGAGAGCCTCAAATGGAGGAGACGCTCAAAGGGTCGATTTTCGACGAGGTGGACTCGCCTGGTTCAGGGAGGGTGCACGAGAGGAAACGATCATTGTCTCAGTTCGACGGTGATAGGGATATACTGAACGATGAGATTGAGGACCTTGAGCACTTGGAAGAGGGGAATTTGGATGGAGAAGAAGGGGATAGGAattcaaggaagaagaaggcatTGATAAGGAGATTTGGGGATCTTTtgatgaggaggaggagttTCCAGAAGAAGGAACAATCCCCAGAATGAACTTATGTCATCTTTCTTTCTGATGCATTTTTGCATTTGCAATTCTTAAATTCTTTTGTACTGTAAATTCATACAAGTAGCTTACATTgtgatttatttatgattattttcttctctttttttttgggtcaaaGATGTCTTTATTCTCGAATGAAATGAGAATAGTTGGATATAGTTTTGGATTCAAAGGGTTTCTAATTTGAAACTCTCCAATGAAGTTGTAATTGTAGACATCCCTATTTGAAAACTCATCCTACGCATTGTGCAAATAATCGTTGACATTGCTGTTCTTAGATGGTTAAAACTATCATGTCCGTAACATCAAAACATCAGAAGATTATCATCAGTGGCATAATATACAAATTTCATACCTTAAAGAAGATGCTAACCACATGAGTTGAGCTCGAACTACAATTCATAACCAGGGAACCTCGACTCCTCGGGCTTACACAGATCGAACCAAAGGCAAGCAGTTCCAGCTAGACCATGAAAAAGAGAGTAAAGACGGTCACCTCCATTTTGGCTTTCGGCACCAACAAGCTTGCTAGCATTATGATACAAGTAGGTTCCAAATGCTCTGGCTCTTTCTTCATACTCGCTCTCTCCGGTAAGGCGATGAAGGGAAAGGAAGGCGTACGCATTCCCAGAAACACCGTCTGCGAGTCCAACTTCCTTGACCAATCCATTTTTCCATACTACTTCCCCTGCTTCAATCGCAGCATCCCTAAATTCTCTGTCTTCATGGAAAACCTGAAATGTGAGTAAACGAGCTTCCATCAATTCAGTTACCTCCTTATGTATTCCAGGAATATAAAGCTTTCCAATACAGTTCATCAACAGATTCCTTATGAACAAGCCCAGATTAACCCTTTTTATTAACCCTTAATCAACATGATGCAATTACATTAACCCTTAATCAACATGCAACATGGTCTAAGCTGACCCATGAAAAGAGATACTAGGTGAGCATTGAAAGGGACCAAACCTGCGAAGCCTTGCAAAGGGTAATGCCTATGCCAGTTGCCCCATGAGACCATTGAACAAATTTGTCCCTGGGGTTTCCTTCACTTGAGGGGTAGTTACCacaatgtggaaaccttttgcTTATCAGATATCTCAACGTCCTCTTAACATCATCAGCATCCTCATTTGAAAGGGGGAAATGGAGAAGTACGTGCAAGATACCAGCTAGGCCGTTGGCTGCACCATAATATCTCGTCCCGTGCCATCGGTACATCAGAGGGCAGTCTGGATTATCGGATGCGCCCACCCTTCCACCTGCTAATACAGCATCAACTATAGACATGAGAAGATCATGGGGAAACTTCTGCTCTCCAAGATGCTTATTTATGAACAAGGCAGCCCATAAGA
This genomic window from Cucurbita pepo subsp. pepo cultivar mu-cu-16 chromosome LG01, ASM280686v2, whole genome shotgun sequence contains:
- the LOC111778425 gene encoding putative WEB family protein At1g65010, chloroplastic encodes the protein MHQQMEKTDEKTRVAEEEQNGSSELNDQLEEMKKMADETNTKLRSELESVKSKRDSAMEKAKELELQLAEKSSNMAKQKEELSVLKRFESQTQTRIQELEKKYQNSKESEEKTKELLAEQTKRLEQTKISLEESKIEILSLHEKLVKFSTETHFNEFPTHNIPTKNEFERLKFELQSTRHQLGVLKNELKVTTEAEENNKTAMDDLAMALKEVATEAHHLKRKCSTTEKELQKTKEEADYLKTTLKNTEEKYKSLLQEARREADLYKSTVDRLRLEAEESLLAWSGRETSLVDCIRRAEDDRFNAQQENRRLMDTLRLAELKNMTSKEEIKKLRDILKQALNEATVAKEAAGIAIEENSQLKDSLAEKENALDFVSSENETLKVNKAAALEEIKELKQLLEASKRGESNGKEENKGKEENKGKEEGKEQVEKEITRSRPPLSPSPSLTPPPVEKEETFGRRLGKAFSFSFLEMRLTSEKKKEVEEDEGEPQMEETLKGSIFDEVDSPGSGRVHERKRSLSQFDGDRDILNDEIEDLEHLEEGNLDGEEGDRNSRKKKALIRRFGDLLMRRRSFQKKEQSPE
- the LOC111778435 gene encoding lanC-like protein GCL1; its protein translation is MSSAMEFASSQEEREGGGEMTEQLDLIPVKRLLLPRELFLSTAVSLKNQVVEVTWKRRRDDNIGVDPTAYTGLLGTALTCLRSYEATGSLPDLHLCSDIVDTCSLAARASHRHLTFLCGRVGVYAVGAVVSHYMGDPQRLDMFFNLFLQAAQEKALPIGPEEGGFGMSYDLLYGRAGFLWAALFINKHLGEQKFPHDLLMSIVDAVLAGGRVGASDNPDCPLMYRWHGTRYYGAANGLAGILHVLLHFPLSNEDADDVKRTLRYLISKRFPHCGNYPSSEGNPRDKFVQWSHGATGIGITLCKASQVFHEDREFRDAAIEAGEVVWKNGLVKEVGLADGVSGNAYAFLSLHRLTGESEYEERARAFGTYLYHNASKLVGAESQNGGDRLYSLFHGLAGTACLWFDLCKPEESRFPGYEL